Proteins encoded in a region of the Streptomyces sp. NBC_00258 genome:
- a CDS encoding ABC transporter transmembrane domain-containing protein produces the protein MQIQDLPYPDPGVPDARSGPRFLVWLGRNQLGGQAKALAWGLLHFLSVSGLPFCVGFAVQAVVDRSGARLGMAGGLIALCGVGIALGDTMLHRAAVTNWITAAARVQQLLARRTALLGSALTRRVAAGEIVAVSTGDVEKIGWFVEAVSRFTAAAVTIVLVCVALVVYQPALGVVVAVGVPVLALAVLPLLPRATRRADFQREKAGHATELASDTVAGLRVLRGIGGEELFLDRYRRASQEVRHAAVRSARMWALISAIQVLLPGLLLIVVVWHGVNLARDGRITVGELVTVYSAVMLLTYPLRHFEEIAMAYSFSRPSAKRAARVLSLERATDGEGSREAVVPAGDLYDPATGLLAPAGRLTAVVCGDPDAAGVLAERLGGHAADSSELPSALVGGVPLDELPLDSARSAVLVQDKDPVLLSGTLRELLDVPASGDVSSEEALAAAQCGDVLDALAQGSLDAADPMDARITERGRSLSGGQRQRLALARSLITDPEVLVLDEPTSAVDSHTEARIADGVRSLRQGRTTVVFTSSPLLLDHADRVVLVHEGEVAAVGVHRELLHSEPRYRAVVTRETDDEATAHELGSRLQELEEIEETA, from the coding sequence ATGCAGATTCAAGACCTTCCGTATCCCGACCCGGGTGTGCCGGACGCACGCTCGGGGCCCCGGTTCCTGGTGTGGCTCGGCCGGAATCAGCTCGGCGGACAGGCGAAGGCACTGGCCTGGGGTCTGCTGCACTTCCTGTCCGTGTCCGGACTGCCCTTCTGTGTGGGCTTCGCCGTGCAGGCCGTCGTGGACCGCTCCGGTGCGCGGCTCGGCATGGCGGGCGGGCTGATCGCGCTGTGCGGGGTCGGAATCGCGCTGGGCGACACCATGCTCCACCGGGCCGCGGTCACCAACTGGATCACCGCGGCCGCACGCGTCCAGCAGCTCCTGGCGCGCAGGACCGCCCTGCTGGGCTCCGCCTTGACGCGGCGCGTGGCGGCCGGCGAGATCGTCGCGGTCTCGACCGGTGACGTGGAGAAGATCGGCTGGTTCGTGGAGGCCGTGTCGCGGTTCACCGCGGCCGCGGTCACGATCGTGCTCGTCTGTGTCGCCCTGGTCGTCTACCAGCCGGCGCTCGGCGTCGTGGTCGCCGTGGGTGTGCCCGTCCTGGCGCTCGCGGTGCTGCCCCTGCTGCCCCGGGCGACCCGGCGTGCCGACTTCCAGCGCGAGAAGGCGGGACACGCCACCGAGCTCGCCTCGGACACCGTCGCGGGACTGCGCGTGCTGCGCGGCATCGGCGGCGAGGAGCTGTTCCTCGACCGCTACCGCCGCGCCTCGCAGGAGGTCCGGCACGCGGCCGTGCGCAGCGCCCGTATGTGGGCACTGATCTCCGCGATCCAGGTACTGCTGCCCGGGCTGCTGCTGATCGTCGTCGTCTGGCACGGCGTGAACCTGGCCCGCGACGGCCGGATCACCGTCGGCGAACTGGTCACCGTGTACAGCGCCGTCATGCTCCTCACCTATCCGCTCCGTCACTTCGAGGAGATCGCGATGGCCTACTCCTTCTCCCGGCCGTCCGCGAAACGCGCCGCCCGGGTGCTGTCGCTGGAGCGGGCGACGGACGGCGAGGGCTCGCGCGAGGCCGTCGTACCTGCCGGTGATCTGTACGACCCGGCGACCGGGCTGCTCGCACCCGCCGGACGGCTCACCGCCGTGGTGTGCGGTGACCCGGACGCCGCGGGCGTGCTGGCCGAGCGGCTCGGTGGTCACGCGGCGGACTCCTCGGAGCTGCCGTCGGCGCTGGTCGGCGGCGTACCGCTGGACGAGCTGCCGCTCGACTCCGCCCGCAGCGCCGTCCTCGTCCAGGACAAGGACCCGGTGCTGCTCTCCGGCACGCTGCGCGAACTGCTCGACGTGCCCGCCTCCGGGGACGTCAGTTCCGAGGAGGCACTGGCCGCCGCGCAGTGCGGCGACGTCCTGGACGCGCTCGCCCAGGGGTCTCTGGACGCCGCCGATCCGATGGACGCCCGGATCACCGAACGCGGCCGCTCCCTGTCGGGCGGCCAGCGCCAGCGTCTCGCGCTGGCCCGGTCGCTGATCACGGACCCGGAGGTGCTCGTCCTGGACGAACCGACGTCCGCGGTCGACTCGCACACCGAGGCGCGCATCGCCGACGGCGTCCGGTCCCTGCGCCAGGGCCGTACGACGGTGGTGTTCACCTCGTCGCCGCTGCTCCTCGACCACGCGGACCGGGTCGTGCTCGTCCACGAGGGCGAGGTCGCGGCGGTCGGCGTGCACCGCGAGTTGCTGCACAGCGAGCCCCGGTACCGGGCCGTGGTGACCCGTGAGACCGACGACGAGGCCACCGCACACGAACTGGGCAGCCGCCTGCAAGAACTGGAAGAAATCGAGGAGACCGCATGA
- a CDS encoding glycosyltransferase family 39 protein, whose protein sequence is MDRERDNAPRELSRFALGPVAGLAAVLAAVLTALSGRYGYHRDELYFLAAGDRPAWGYVDQPPLTPFLARAATALFGDSTVALRVPATLAFVAAVFVVALVARELGGDRRTQVVAAGLAGVSAQPLAVGHMVSTAGFDLLAWLLICWLVLRLLRTGDGRWWLAIGLCVGVGLLNKYLVALLVVALLAGVLAVGPRRVLRSPWLLAGAAAALAVAAPNLWWQADRNWPQLTVAEGIGTDDGTENRILFVPEQLIYLSPLFVPVWIAGWLRLLHDPPMRWARPTAVAYPLLCVLVMALGGKGYYVVPLLIVLLVAGCEPALAWTRRHGRTWPVAAVLVTVAVNAMVTLPVLPPSSLAVPMALNKEQGEQVGWPALADATAKGWSVIPAGERARAVLFTQNYGEAGALDRYGPERGLPRSYSGHMSYADWGPPPDSADGPVLVVRQEDAEGIERYFTDCRRVARVDNGHGVENEEQGAAVVLCAGTTQPWSRLWPSLRHYY, encoded by the coding sequence ATGGATCGGGAACGGGACAACGCGCCGCGCGAGTTGTCCCGTTTCGCCCTCGGCCCCGTGGCGGGTCTGGCGGCCGTCCTCGCCGCCGTACTGACCGCGCTGTCCGGCCGATACGGGTATCACCGCGACGAGTTGTACTTCCTCGCGGCGGGCGATCGTCCGGCCTGGGGGTACGTCGACCAGCCGCCGCTTACGCCGTTCCTGGCGCGGGCGGCCACCGCGCTGTTCGGGGACTCAACCGTCGCGTTGCGGGTCCCGGCGACTCTCGCCTTCGTGGCCGCCGTCTTCGTGGTCGCCCTCGTCGCACGGGAGTTGGGCGGTGACCGCAGGACACAGGTGGTCGCGGCGGGGCTCGCGGGCGTGTCCGCGCAACCGTTGGCCGTCGGGCACATGGTGTCGACCGCCGGTTTCGACCTGCTGGCCTGGCTGCTGATCTGCTGGCTGGTACTGCGCCTGCTGCGCACCGGCGACGGGCGCTGGTGGCTTGCGATCGGCCTGTGCGTCGGAGTCGGTCTGCTGAACAAGTACCTCGTGGCGCTGCTGGTCGTCGCGCTGCTCGCGGGTGTACTCGCCGTGGGGCCGCGGCGGGTGCTGCGCAGCCCGTGGCTGCTCGCCGGCGCGGCCGCGGCCCTAGCGGTGGCGGCGCCCAATCTGTGGTGGCAGGCGGATCGCAACTGGCCTCAGCTGACGGTCGCGGAGGGGATCGGCACGGACGACGGGACCGAGAACCGGATCCTGTTCGTGCCCGAGCAACTCATCTATCTGTCCCCGCTGTTCGTGCCGGTGTGGATCGCGGGCTGGCTGCGGCTCCTGCACGATCCGCCCATGCGGTGGGCTCGTCCGACGGCGGTCGCGTACCCCCTGCTGTGCGTGCTGGTCATGGCACTGGGCGGCAAGGGCTACTACGTCGTTCCCCTGCTGATCGTGCTCCTCGTGGCGGGCTGCGAACCGGCTCTGGCCTGGACGCGGCGGCATGGCCGTACGTGGCCCGTGGCGGCCGTGCTCGTGACCGTCGCGGTCAACGCGATGGTCACCCTGCCCGTGCTGCCGCCGAGTTCGCTCGCCGTGCCGATGGCACTCAACAAGGAGCAGGGGGAACAGGTGGGCTGGCCCGCACTCGCCGACGCGACCGCGAAGGGCTGGTCCGTGATTCCGGCCGGCGAGCGGGCGCGTGCCGTGCTCTTCACGCAGAACTACGGCGAGGCGGGCGCCCTGGACCGCTACGGCCCCGAGCGCGGGCTGCCCAGGTCCTACTCCGGCCATATGAGCTACGCCGACTGGGGCCCTCCGCCGGACTCGGCCGACGGACCGGTGCTCGTCGTGCGGCAGGAGGACGCGGAAGGCATCGAGCGGTACTTCACCGACTGCCGTCGAGTGGCGCGCGTGGACAACGGGCACGGGGTGGAGAACGAGGAGCAGGGCGCGGCCGTGGTGCTGTGCGCGGGGACGACTCAGCCGTGGTCGCGGCTGTGGCCGTCCCTTCGCCACTACTACTGA
- a CDS encoding peptide-N4-asparagine amidase yields MRRRIIMSMLAGVTLVASTLLGAVPAQSADAPAEFGTDWHDPVTAAPPVTRPDTKSCDVTVAEAQFKDFTPYKGAYVPPRGCGDRWSKVVLRLEGKVKGRQFDRLGHLHIGGVEVFRTSTPQPSPDGIEWSVEKDVTRYSDTFRQNQNVEMLIGNVVDDTYTGIIDVKVTLTFYAGEPAAALHEGEPAAKKAPDRVLTLQDGALTTPRNSERIVAEVYATGSGGGCEEYWYLTVPDAAPYSCKAGDGPYREVQIKVDGRLAGIAAPFPTVWTGGWSNPFLWYVIPGPRAFDIKPVEYDLTPFAGLLNDGRPHRIDVSVVGVPEGQSGWSAPVNVLVWQDAKSKHVTGKLTAHRAGDLDNSSTYTPGSEHRLDTEAGHRLTVAGYVDTSHGRVRTTVDRRLANTSVHRWTDGENTDALKGTWTDDETVTVDGRGAAKSTRTHRIYTMDGTTTLGAGDRLRTVLSLGDHAAVEETRGGRRTAWSRLDDSYVGDATYTANVPRDQRHAVGTTRERFRLYGSGGCHDRTLVTVQGTLTEDRADC; encoded by the coding sequence ATGAGAAGACGGATCATCATGTCCATGCTCGCCGGGGTGACCCTCGTGGCGAGCACCCTCCTCGGGGCGGTCCCCGCGCAATCGGCCGACGCGCCTGCCGAGTTCGGCACCGACTGGCACGACCCGGTCACCGCCGCGCCGCCGGTCACCCGACCGGACACCAAGTCCTGCGACGTCACCGTAGCCGAGGCCCAGTTCAAGGACTTCACGCCCTACAAGGGCGCATACGTGCCCCCGCGCGGCTGCGGCGACCGCTGGAGCAAGGTCGTCCTGCGCCTCGAAGGGAAGGTCAAGGGGCGGCAGTTCGACCGGCTCGGCCATCTGCACATCGGCGGAGTGGAGGTCTTCCGTACGTCCACTCCGCAGCCCTCGCCCGACGGTATCGAGTGGTCGGTGGAGAAGGACGTCACGCGCTACAGCGACACGTTCCGGCAGAACCAGAACGTCGAGATGCTCATCGGGAACGTCGTGGACGACACCTACACGGGCATCATCGACGTCAAGGTCACGCTCACCTTCTACGCGGGCGAGCCGGCCGCCGCTCTCCACGAGGGCGAGCCCGCCGCGAAGAAGGCCCCCGACCGCGTACTCACCCTCCAGGACGGCGCCCTCACCACGCCCCGCAACAGTGAACGCATCGTCGCCGAGGTATACGCCACAGGGTCGGGCGGCGGCTGCGAGGAGTACTGGTATCTGACGGTGCCCGACGCCGCGCCGTACTCCTGCAAGGCGGGCGACGGCCCCTACCGAGAGGTGCAGATCAAGGTCGACGGCCGACTCGCGGGCATCGCGGCGCCGTTCCCGACCGTATGGACCGGAGGCTGGTCCAACCCGTTCCTCTGGTACGTGATTCCCGGCCCGCGCGCCTTCGACATCAAGCCCGTCGAGTACGACCTGACGCCGTTCGCCGGGCTGCTCAACGACGGCCGTCCGCACCGGATCGACGTCTCCGTAGTGGGCGTTCCCGAAGGCCAGAGCGGCTGGAGCGCCCCGGTGAACGTCCTCGTCTGGCAGGACGCGAAGAGCAAGCACGTCACCGGAAAACTCACCGCGCACAGGGCGGGAGACCTCGACAACTCCTCGACGTACACGCCGGGTTCGGAGCACCGTCTCGACACCGAGGCCGGGCACCGGCTGACCGTGGCCGGGTACGTCGACACCTCGCACGGCCGCGTGAGAACCACCGTCGACCGCCGACTGGCCAACACCTCCGTGCACCGCTGGACCGACGGCGAGAACACCGACGCGCTGAAGGGAACCTGGACCGACGACGAGACGGTCACCGTGGACGGGCGCGGGGCCGCCAAGTCGACCCGGACGCACCGGATCTACACCATGGACGGCACCACCACGCTCGGCGCGGGCGACCGGCTGCGGACCGTGCTCTCGCTGGGGGACCATGCCGCGGTCGAGGAGACACGCGGCGGTCGGCGTACGGCGTGGTCCCGGCTCGACGACAGCTACGTGGGCGACGCCACGTATACGGCGAACGTGCCGCGCGATCAACGGCACGCGGTCGGCACGACCCGTGAGCGCTTCCGGCTGTACGGGTCGGGCGGTTGTCACGACCGGACGCTGGTGACCGTGCAGGGGACGCTCACCGAGGACCGCGCGGACTGCTGA